A window from Desulfotignum phosphitoxidans DSM 13687 encodes these proteins:
- the lon gene encoding endopeptidase La has product MDDIRHSAAAISTNDIPGKIPILPIVDTNLFPKMVLPLVLVQKEAIDLIDEAMAGSRMLGLILSRKPDPGSKHRAEDLFRIGTVAMILKMSKMKDEKAQLLIQGLNRFKTVQFLQGKPYLQANIEVLTCKNQDRSVENRALMANIAEQYEKIVNLSPGLPGEMAHMIKSLKEPNVLADMVASSINAPVEEKQKVLEMLNVNQRLKKVTRLVNDQLEILEMGSRIQNQVKEDMDKQQREYYLRRQLKAIREELGETDSDSVEIREYRAVIQESRLPEEAEKEAQRELQRLSRMNPSSSEYVVASTYLDWLTSLPWHEASKDVLDIKSARRILNQDHYGLEKPKKRILEFLAVRKLKKNSKGPILCFTGPPGTGKTSLGRSIARALGREFVRISLGGVRDEAEIRGHRRTYVGALPGRIIQNIRKAGKKNPVFMLDEIDKLDSSYRGDPSAALLEVLDPEQNDSFTDHYLDVAFDLSDVMFLTTANVMHTIPAPLRDRMEVLELNGYTEDEKHKIATRYLIPRQRDAHGLTAGQIRFTPGAVKKIISGYTRESGLRNLERRIGTVCRGVATKIAEAQAVHLVIRQDDLHEYLGPVQYSPDLALRIHTPGVVVGLAWTPVGGEILFVEAVAMKGGKELTLTGQLGDVMKESAATALSFIRSHAGKLGVEDTFFDTHDIHVHVPAGSIPKDGPSAGVTLLVALVSLVTGRKVRPRTAMTGEITLRGEVLPVGGIKEKIIAAHRAGVKSVILPLWNQKDMEDVPRHIQDQMNFTFTDKMEDIILHAFDL; this is encoded by the coding sequence ATGGATGACATCAGACATTCAGCCGCTGCCATCTCCACCAATGATATTCCCGGTAAAATTCCCATCCTTCCCATTGTGGATACCAACCTGTTTCCCAAAATGGTGCTGCCTCTGGTATTGGTCCAGAAAGAGGCGATTGATCTGATTGATGAAGCCATGGCCGGCTCCCGCATGCTGGGCCTGATTCTTTCCCGAAAACCGGACCCGGGGTCAAAACACCGGGCCGAGGATCTGTTTCGCATCGGTACCGTGGCCATGATTCTGAAAATGTCCAAAATGAAGGATGAAAAAGCCCAACTGCTCATTCAGGGGCTGAACCGGTTCAAGACCGTGCAGTTTTTACAGGGCAAACCTTATCTTCAGGCAAATATCGAGGTGCTGACCTGCAAAAACCAGGATCGGAGTGTGGAAAACCGGGCACTCATGGCCAATATCGCTGAACAGTACGAAAAAATCGTCAATCTGTCTCCCGGACTGCCCGGAGAGATGGCCCATATGATCAAATCCCTGAAAGAACCCAATGTGCTGGCGGATATGGTCGCGTCCTCCATTAACGCGCCCGTGGAAGAAAAGCAGAAAGTGCTGGAAATGCTCAATGTCAACCAGCGGTTGAAAAAAGTCACCCGCCTGGTCAATGATCAGCTGGAAATTCTGGAAATGGGCTCCCGGATTCAGAACCAGGTCAAGGAAGACATGGACAAACAGCAGCGGGAATATTATCTGCGCCGGCAGCTCAAAGCCATCCGGGAAGAGCTGGGGGAAACCGACAGTGACAGCGTGGAAATCCGTGAATACCGGGCAGTGATCCAGGAAAGCCGTCTGCCGGAAGAGGCGGAAAAAGAAGCCCAGAGAGAATTGCAGCGCCTGTCCCGCATGAATCCCTCATCGTCGGAATATGTGGTGGCTTCCACCTACCTGGACTGGCTCACCAGCCTGCCCTGGCACGAGGCATCCAAAGATGTGCTGGATATCAAGTCCGCCCGGCGTATCTTGAATCAGGATCATTATGGACTGGAAAAGCCCAAAAAGCGAATTTTAGAATTTCTGGCCGTGCGAAAACTCAAGAAAAACTCCAAAGGCCCGATTCTGTGCTTCACGGGTCCCCCGGGTACGGGGAAAACTTCGCTGGGCCGGTCCATTGCAAGGGCGCTGGGCCGGGAATTTGTCCGGATTTCTTTGGGAGGCGTTCGGGATGAGGCTGAGATCCGGGGACACCGCAGAACCTATGTGGGGGCTCTTCCCGGCCGGATCATCCAGAATATTCGGAAAGCCGGAAAAAAAAATCCCGTGTTCATGCTCGATGAAATCGACAAGCTGGATTCTTCCTATCGGGGAGATCCATCCGCGGCTCTGCTGGAGGTGCTGGATCCGGAACAGAATGATTCATTCACCGATCACTACCTGGATGTGGCGTTTGATCTGTCGGATGTCATGTTTCTGACCACGGCCAATGTGATGCACACCATTCCTGCCCCGTTGCGGGACCGCATGGAAGTGCTGGAACTCAACGGGTACACCGAGGATGAGAAACACAAGATCGCCACCCGGTATCTGATTCCCAGACAACGGGATGCCCATGGGCTGACCGCCGGACAGATCCGGTTCACGCCCGGGGCCGTTAAAAAAATCATTTCCGGGTATACCCGGGAATCGGGGTTGCGGAATCTGGAACGCCGGATCGGCACGGTGTGTCGGGGGGTAGCTACAAAAATCGCTGAAGCACAGGCCGTTCATCTGGTGATCCGCCAGGATGATCTGCATGAATATCTGGGGCCGGTGCAGTATTCTCCGGATCTGGCCCTGCGCATTCACACCCCCGGTGTGGTGGTGGGTCTGGCCTGGACCCCGGTGGGCGGGGAAATTCTGTTTGTGGAAGCCGTGGCCATGAAAGGGGGCAAGGAGTTGACCCTCACGGGCCAGCTGGGAGATGTGATGAAGGAATCCGCTGCCACGGCGTTAAGTTTTATCCGGTCCCATGCTGGAAAACTGGGGGTGGAAGATACATTTTTTGATACCCATGATATCCATGTCCATGTGCCGGCCGGATCCATTCCCAAGGATGGACCGTCTGCCGGGGTTACCCTGCTGGTGGCGCTGGTATCTCTGGTCACCGGCCGGAAAGTACGGCCCCGCACAGCCATGACCGGGGAAATCACCCTTCGGGGAGAAGTGCTGCCCGTGGGCGGGATCAAGGAAAAAATCATAGCCGCCCACCGGGCCGGTGTCAAATCCGTGATTCTTCCGTTATGGAATCAAAAAGACATGGAGGATGTGCCAAGGCATATCCAGGATCAGATGAATTTTACGTTTACCGATAAAATGGAAGACATTATTTTACATGCCTTTGACTTATGA
- a CDS encoding Hsp20/alpha crystallin family protein: MEHIEIRFGSNLGTYDTDERSFQDMFQSVNPMFCFSKRIWKPQMDIFETQNQIIIQAEIAGVQKEDIIIEVSNKAVKISGIRKNARLDPAATYRLAEIQFGQFERVLYLPCMIDVEKVSAVFNNGFLQLTLGKLFSQNMKPAHDLSMDFI, encoded by the coding sequence ATGGAACATATAGAAATTCGTTTCGGCAGCAACCTTGGTACGTACGATACCGATGAAAGATCCTTTCAAGACATGTTTCAGTCCGTAAATCCCATGTTCTGTTTTTCAAAACGGATCTGGAAACCCCAGATGGATATTTTTGAGACCCAAAATCAGATCATTATCCAGGCGGAGATCGCCGGGGTGCAAAAAGAGGATATTATTATTGAAGTCAGCAACAAAGCAGTCAAAATTTCCGGAATCAGAAAAAATGCCCGTCTGGATCCCGCAGCCACCTATCGGCTGGCTGAAATTCAGTTCGGTCAGTTCGAACGAGTCCTGTACCTTCCCTGCATGATCGATGTGGAAAAAGTCTCTGCAGTTTTTAACAACGGTTTTCTTCAACTGACCCTGGGCAAATTATTTTCACAGAATATGAAACCGGCACATGATCTGTCCATGGATTTTATCTAG
- the lnt gene encoding apolipoprotein N-acyltransferase, whose translation MHMWSLYFPALVSGLMLTLSFPDVYMYGLGFIALAPLIFSLETLTARQGFVAGFAAGFVHFSTLIYWIVPTLCTFGGLHPVLSVSALILLCLYLSVYPALFAFGLKKLAPPPVLMPPAAAAIWIGLEWVRTYLFTGFPWGILGYSQAENRWIVQIADMTGVMGISFLLVLCSAVAAQTWRYLVTRRRSGHSAALIPVAVSAGYTCLLLAGAYGYSMYRLADVQKKMARASVTRLAIIQGNIRQDMKWDMAFRLATIEKYGTLSLEAAQFQPDLIIWPETALPFYYGHNTALSNQVDPYIRQAGTHFLIGTPAVDTAHDPVRYFNRVVMLDHLALPRGVYDKTHLVPFGEYVPFQDLLFFIEKLTAEAGNFSRGDPAFTPLTFKNHHTGVLICFEILFPDISRAFVQNRADLLTTVTNDAWFGHTSAASQHFAIAVLRAVENRRSVARAANTGISGFIDPTGRVRQSTPVFTDAVILQTLPAMTSLSVYTRFGDLFTLICVIAIIPGFMVKTCQYMKRRYQP comes from the coding sequence ATGCACATGTGGTCCCTTTATTTTCCAGCGCTGGTGAGCGGCCTGATGCTGACCTTGAGTTTTCCGGACGTGTATATGTACGGCCTGGGATTCATCGCCCTGGCCCCTCTGATCTTCTCTCTGGAGACCCTGACGGCCCGGCAGGGATTTGTTGCCGGATTTGCCGCGGGATTCGTTCATTTCTCCACCCTGATTTACTGGATTGTTCCCACCTTGTGCACATTCGGCGGACTACATCCGGTTTTGTCCGTGTCGGCCCTGATTCTTCTGTGCCTGTATCTGTCTGTCTATCCGGCCCTTTTTGCCTTTGGCCTCAAAAAACTGGCCCCGCCACCCGTATTAATGCCGCCGGCTGCGGCCGCCATCTGGATCGGGCTTGAATGGGTGCGGACCTATCTGTTCACCGGGTTTCCCTGGGGCATTTTAGGCTACAGCCAGGCGGAAAACCGGTGGATTGTGCAGATCGCGGACATGACCGGGGTGATGGGCATCTCTTTTCTTCTGGTCCTGTGCAGTGCCGTGGCCGCACAGACATGGCGATATCTTGTGACACGCCGGCGATCCGGACATTCTGCGGCATTGATCCCGGTGGCCGTCAGCGCCGGATACACCTGTCTGCTTCTGGCCGGGGCGTATGGATATTCAATGTATCGACTTGCCGATGTACAGAAAAAAATGGCCCGGGCTTCGGTCACCCGCCTGGCCATCATTCAGGGAAACATCCGGCAGGACATGAAATGGGACATGGCGTTCCGCCTGGCCACCATCGAAAAATACGGCACATTGTCCCTTGAGGCGGCCCAATTTCAACCGGACCTGATCATCTGGCCGGAAACCGCTCTGCCGTTTTATTACGGCCATAACACCGCGCTTTCCAATCAGGTGGACCCGTATATCCGGCAGGCCGGCACCCATTTTCTCATCGGCACCCCGGCCGTGGACACGGCCCATGATCCGGTCCGATATTTCAACCGGGTGGTGATGCTCGATCACCTGGCTTTGCCCAGAGGCGTGTATGACAAAACCCACCTGGTGCCGTTCGGTGAATATGTCCCGTTCCAGGACCTGCTGTTTTTCATTGAAAAACTGACGGCTGAAGCTGGTAATTTTTCCAGAGGAGATCCGGCATTCACTCCTCTGACGTTCAAAAATCATCACACCGGGGTGCTGATCTGTTTTGAGATCCTGTTTCCGGACATTTCACGCGCGTTTGTCCAAAACCGGGCCGATCTGCTGACCACGGTAACCAACGATGCCTGGTTCGGACACACATCCGCAGCATCCCAGCATTTTGCCATTGCCGTGCTCCGGGCCGTGGAAAACCGCCGGAGCGTGGCCCGGGCCGCCAACACCGGGATTTCCGGGTTCATCGACCCCACCGGCCGGGTGCGGCAATCCACCCCTGTTTTTACCGATGCCGTGATCCTGCAAACCCTTCCGGCCATGACGTCTTTGAGCGTTTACACCCGTTTCGGGGATCTGTTCACCCTGATCTGTGTTATTGCAATCATCCCGGGTTTTATGGTAAAAACCTGTCAATATATGAAAAGGAGATATCAGCCATGA
- the prfB gene encoding peptide chain release factor 2 (programmed frameshift), which produces MNTDLKQTLSALTAKADRLKEYLDLPVKEKRLKELEFFSARPDFWDDPDKATEMLKEQTRLSDLIEHCNHLGNEIEDARMLLEMAHEEEDKEAEADVARQLADIEKKIKQFSLDITLDHEDDARDALVSINAGAGGTDSQDWAEILFRMYSRWIDKKGYKMTLIDLQPGDEAGIKGVTFKVAGKNCFGFMKVESGVHRLVRISPFNAGGKRHTSFASVFVYPDIKDDIQIDIEDKDLRIDVFRASGAGGQHVNKTSSAVRITHLPSGTVVQCQQEPSQHRNKEIAMKVLKSRLYQQEKQKQDQKMQSLHDGKDDIAWGSQIRSYVLHPYRMIKDHRTDHEIGDVDRVLDGDLDELIEGVLMS; this is translated from the exons ATGAATACTGACTTAAAACAAACCCTGTCTGCATTAACTGCCAAAGCTGACCGCCTCAAGGAGTATCTT GACCTGCCGGTCAAAGAAAAACGATTAAAAGAACTGGAATTCTTCAGTGCCCGGCCTGATTTCTGGGATGATCCGGACAAAGCCACTGAAATGCTCAAGGAACAGACCCGGCTTTCCGATCTGATCGAGCATTGCAACCATCTTGGCAATGAAATTGAAGACGCCCGCATGCTGCTGGAAATGGCCCATGAGGAAGAAGACAAAGAAGCGGAAGCGGACGTGGCACGGCAACTGGCCGACATTGAAAAGAAAATCAAACAGTTTTCCCTGGACATCACCCTGGACCATGAAGACGATGCCAGGGATGCCCTGGTATCCATCAATGCCGGTGCCGGGGGGACGGATTCCCAGGACTGGGCCGAAATACTGTTCCGCATGTATTCCCGGTGGATCGATAAAAAAGGGTATAAAATGACCCTGATCGACTTGCAGCCCGGAGATGAGGCCGGTATCAAAGGGGTCACCTTCAAAGTGGCGGGAAAAAATTGCTTCGGGTTCATGAAAGTGGAATCCGGGGTCCACCGGCTGGTGCGCATCTCCCCGTTCAATGCCGGGGGCAAGCGCCACACTTCATTTGCTTCGGTATTTGTGTATCCGGATATCAAAGATGACATCCAGATCGATATCGAAGACAAAGACCTGCGCATCGATGTGTTCCGGGCATCCGGGGCCGGGGGCCAGCACGTGAACAAGACCAGCTCGGCTGTGCGCATCACCCATCTGCCCTCCGGCACCGTGGTCCAGTGCCAGCAGGAACCGTCCCAGCACCGGAACAAGGAGATTGCCATGAAGGTGCTGAAATCCCGGCTCTACCAGCAGGAAAAACAAAAGCAGGATCAGAAGATGCAGTCGCTGCACGACGGCAAGGACGACATCGCCTGGGGCAGTCAGATCCGGTCCTATGTGCTGCATCCCTACCGCATGATCAAGGACCACCGCACGGATCATGAGATCGGGGATGTGGACCGGGTTCTGGACGGGGATCTGGATGAACTCATCGAAGGGGTATTGATGTCCTGA
- a CDS encoding HD domain-containing protein: MAVIEKYYPAGSPLHCILVDHSRQVAEKSLEIARNLADPDLDLLFIKQAALLHDIGIFLTASPKLGCTGEAPYVCHGYLGRELLDSEGLDPAYGRVAERHTGAGISLDTINRHNLPLPRRDMVPVTPAEKIICCADKFFSKTGPARHRPRTVPQILADLNAIDPAHARRFARWAQEFRL; encoded by the coding sequence ATGGCCGTTATTGAAAAATATTATCCCGCCGGATCCCCGCTGCACTGCATCCTGGTAGATCACAGCCGGCAGGTGGCAGAAAAAAGCCTGGAAATCGCCCGGAACCTGGCGGATCCGGACCTGGATCTTTTGTTTATCAAACAGGCCGCCCTGCTCCATGACATCGGCATCTTTTTAACCGCCTCCCCGAAACTCGGCTGCACCGGGGAGGCACCCTATGTGTGTCATGGATATCTGGGCCGGGAACTGCTGGACAGCGAAGGCCTGGATCCGGCTTACGGCCGGGTGGCCGAACGGCACACCGGAGCCGGTATCAGCCTGGACACCATTAACCGCCACAATTTGCCCCTGCCCCGGCGGGACATGGTGCCGGTCACCCCGGCAGAAAAAATCATCTGCTGTGCAGACAAATTTTTTTCCAAAACCGGTCCGGCCCGGCACCGGCCCAGGACCGTGCCCCAGATCCTGGCGGACTTAAACGCCATCGATCCGGCCCATGCCCGCCGGTTTGCCCGGTGGGCACAGGAATTCAGACTGTAA
- a CDS encoding amino acid ABC transporter ATP-binding protein, whose product MIDVISIYKTFYVPHEVKALVDVSNKIKAGEVVVVIGPSGSGKSTFLRCLNRLETAEAGQILVDGVDIFDPKTNINKVRAEMGMVFQSFNLYPHLTVQGNVNLAQKLVRKRPKKEREEKTRMLLEKVGISAKAKAWPSNLSGGQQQRVAIARALAMDPKIMLFDEPTSALDPEMIGEVLDVMKTLAKEGMTMVCVTHEMGFAREVGDRVIFMDEGMIVEEGTPEHFFKNPIHDRTKLFLKQIL is encoded by the coding sequence ATGATAGATGTTATAAGTATTTACAAGACATTTTATGTTCCCCATGAGGTCAAGGCCCTGGTGGATGTGTCCAATAAAATCAAGGCAGGAGAGGTGGTGGTGGTCATCGGACCGTCCGGTTCGGGAAAAAGCACATTTTTGCGGTGCCTGAACCGTCTGGAAACTGCAGAAGCCGGTCAGATCCTGGTGGACGGGGTGGATATTTTCGATCCCAAGACCAATATCAACAAAGTCCGGGCGGAAATGGGCATGGTGTTCCAGTCCTTTAATCTGTATCCCCACCTGACCGTGCAGGGCAATGTGAATCTGGCCCAGAAACTGGTGCGGAAAAGACCCAAAAAGGAGCGGGAGGAAAAAACCAGGATGCTGCTGGAAAAGGTGGGGATCTCCGCCAAAGCCAAGGCCTGGCCGTCCAATCTGTCCGGAGGTCAGCAGCAGCGGGTGGCCATTGCCAGGGCCCTGGCAATGGATCCCAAGATCATGCTGTTTGACGAACCCACCTCGGCCCTGGATCCGGAGATGATCGGTGAGGTCCTGGATGTCATGAAAACCCTGGCCAAAGAGGGCATGACCATGGTGTGCGTCACCCATGAAATGGGCTTTGCCAGGGAAGTGGGGGACCGGGTGATTTTCATGGACGAAGGCATGATCGTGGAAGAAGGCACACCCGAGCATTTTTTCAAAAATCCCATCCATGACCGGACCAAATTGTTTTTGAAACAGATTCTATAG
- a CDS encoding amino acid ABC transporter permease, with protein sequence MEQNISNIKRLSNPIAYFLSVIGFLVLLFMVIGAVYYATVAVDYQWRWFKVPKYFMYKSTITLYAEGYGEIDTIADNREKKDIIVTTDAGTRTYTVPKDSYDWIEGDMVSPGDIVASYEGSWQPGILAKGLWVTLKISFLATIFGITLGIIGGVARVSDTPVLKWSAITYVEVIRGSPLLVQIMIFYFVLGTTMNKILLMNGIPKLDPQWYGIMALSIFTGAYVVEIVRAGIEAIHPGQVEAARSSGMTYFQCMFHIILPQALKTILPPLAGQFINLIKDSSLLGLISIRELTKATREGITTSLQTFELWILCAILYLLMTFTLSMCVQYLERRTATK encoded by the coding sequence ATGGAACAAAACATATCCAACATCAAACGCTTGAGCAATCCCATTGCCTATTTTCTGTCAGTGATCGGTTTTCTTGTGCTGCTGTTCATGGTCATCGGTGCGGTGTATTATGCCACGGTGGCCGTGGATTATCAGTGGCGCTGGTTCAAGGTGCCAAAGTACTTCATGTACAAATCCACCATTACCCTGTATGCAGAAGGCTACGGGGAAATTGACACCATTGCCGACAACAGGGAAAAAAAGGATATCATTGTCACAACGGATGCCGGCACAAGAACCTATACGGTTCCCAAAGATTCATATGACTGGATTGAAGGAGATATGGTGTCTCCGGGGGATATCGTTGCATCGTATGAAGGGAGTTGGCAGCCCGGTATCCTGGCCAAAGGCCTGTGGGTGACCCTGAAAATTTCGTTCCTTGCCACGATTTTCGGGATCACACTGGGGATCATCGGCGGCGTGGCAAGGGTCTCGGATACCCCGGTGCTCAAATGGTCGGCCATCACCTATGTGGAGGTTATCCGGGGATCTCCTTTGCTGGTGCAGATCATGATTTTTTATTTTGTTCTGGGAACCACCATGAACAAAATTCTGCTGATGAACGGCATTCCTAAACTTGACCCCCAATGGTACGGTATCATGGCCTTGTCCATTTTCACGGGCGCCTATGTGGTGGAAATTGTGAGAGCCGGCATCGAGGCCATTCATCCCGGTCAGGTGGAGGCAGCCAGATCTTCGGGCATGACCTATTTCCAGTGCATGTTTCATATTATTCTTCCCCAGGCATTGAAAACCATCCTGCCGCCCCTGGCAGGCCAGTTCATCAACCTGATCAAGGATTCTTCCCTGCTGGGTCTGATTTCCATCAGGGAATTGACCAAAGCCACCCGGGAGGGTATTACCACAAGTCTGCAAACCTTTGAATTGTGGATATTGTGTGCCATTCTCTATCTGCTTATGACTTTTACGCTTTCCATGTGTGTCCAGTATCTGGAAAGGAGGACAGCCACCAAATGA
- a CDS encoding transporter substrate-binding domain-containing protein — MKKLFVSLFALAFVLVSAPAFSADIELAKTSTLESIVKAGEIRVGFESGYLPFEMTNTKGQYIGFDIDMGKQLAKAMGVTFTPVNTAWDGIIPSLITEKFDIIISGMTVTQERNLAVNFTDPYIVVGQAILLNKKHEGVVKSYKDLNDPKYVITSKLGTTGEQAVKRMIPRATYKSFEVETEAVMEVIQGNADATVYDLPLIEIMQAQHGKGKTVALTEPFTFEPLAMAVRKGDPDFLNFLNNFIRQYKNDGRWQQSYDKWIKSNEWQKDLQN; from the coding sequence ATGAAAAAATTGTTTGTATCCCTGTTCGCTCTGGCATTTGTTCTTGTCTCCGCACCGGCATTCAGTGCCGACATTGAACTGGCCAAAACATCAACCCTTGAATCCATTGTCAAGGCAGGAGAAATCCGGGTGGGATTTGAATCCGGCTACCTTCCCTTTGAAATGACCAATACCAAAGGCCAGTACATCGGATTCGACATTGACATGGGAAAACAGCTGGCCAAGGCCATGGGCGTTACGTTCACCCCGGTAAACACGGCATGGGACGGTATTATCCCCTCTTTGATCACTGAAAAATTTGATATTATCATTTCCGGCATGACCGTTACCCAGGAAAGAAACCTGGCCGTCAACTTCACCGATCCCTATATTGTTGTGGGACAGGCCATCCTGCTGAACAAAAAACATGAAGGGGTGGTAAAATCCTACAAAGACCTGAATGATCCCAAATATGTCATCACCTCCAAACTGGGCACCACGGGTGAGCAGGCAGTCAAAAGAATGATCCCCCGGGCCACCTACAAGAGCTTTGAGGTGGAAACCGAGGCGGTCATGGAAGTGATCCAGGGCAATGCCGATGCCACGGTGTATGATCTGCCCCTTATTGAGATCATGCAGGCACAGCATGGAAAAGGCAAAACCGTTGCATTGACCGAACCGTTTACCTTTGAACCACTGGCCATGGCGGTCAGAAAAGGGGATCCCGATTTCCTGAACTTTCTGAACAACTTTATCCGCCAGTACAAAAATGACGGCAGATGGCAGCAGTCCTATGACAAATGGATCAAATCCAATGAATGGCAGAAAGATCTGCAGAATTAA
- a CDS encoding metallophosphoesterase family protein has protein sequence MKKQLTQTSPSCSPLKPPGLKILAVSDFIDKSLTRLVETRTLEPVDLIISCGDMEPEFLSFLRDRLDRPLFYVKGNHDIRYTSGNPVGCKNIHKQIISLDGVNILGLEGSMWYNGGANQYTEAMMKKQIFSLWLSLWRKKPVHMIITHAPPRHIHDKEDLCHRGFECFNTLIQKYRPDYFIHGHIHREFDTQSDRITRVNHTQVINTCGFTLIEV, from the coding sequence ATGAAAAAACAGCTGACTCAAACAAGCCCTTCCTGTTCACCGCTGAAGCCCCCCGGGCTGAAAATACTGGCTGTATCTGATTTCATCGATAAATCCCTGACCCGCCTGGTGGAAACCAGAACCCTGGAGCCCGTGGACCTCATCATCTCCTGCGGAGATATGGAGCCGGAATTTCTGTCATTTCTGCGGGATCGGCTGGACCGGCCCCTGTTTTATGTCAAAGGCAATCACGATATTCGGTACACCTCCGGTAACCCCGTGGGATGCAAAAATATTCACAAGCAGATCATTTCCCTGGACGGAGTCAATATCTTAGGCCTGGAAGGATCCATGTGGTATAACGGCGGCGCCAACCAGTACACCGAAGCCATGATGAAAAAACAGATATTTTCCCTGTGGCTGTCTTTATGGCGTAAAAAACCGGTACATATGATCATCACCCATGCCCCGCCCCGCCACATCCATGACAAAGAAGACTTATGTCACCGGGGATTTGAATGCTTCAACACACTGATTCAAAAATACCGGCCCGATTATTTTATCCATGGACACATACACCGGGAATTTGATACCCAATCCGATAGAATTACACGCGTCAACCATACGCAGGTCATCAACACCTGCGGATTTACACTCATAGAGGTCTGA
- a CDS encoding Lrp/AsnC ligand binding domain-containing protein, producing MKNFFKYLFSADAARQDTRNHVDSFHEQQAQEEDVTFVDHGIQTISLENIIGSVGKYGDFDSRFRPKKHMSAQRFTEIKQAMRQGRAIPPVKLYQIRNQYYVLDGNHRVAAAKELGWTEIKAKVVEIVSARNTLENLLYLEKTKFLEKTELPREIDLTEVGKYKYLEQQIRKHQDYLTSQSGKNCDFIRAARDWYHTIYLPMTSIIQNGDLLKYFPGRTLADLYTYIAYHHWDSSTNRRYGIGIDRLIPKSMAGFRSAMLEKQTPEYPEMKRTITAFILIDTDAMTETTLSDRLFALDEVREVHTVHGSIDLLVKVVLQRDFLTSDAETIAEFLDQQIRKIEGIKRTQTMIPGRSLVKDGFAG from the coding sequence ATGAAAAATTTCTTCAAATACCTGTTTTCGGCCGATGCCGCCCGGCAGGATACACGCAACCACGTGGATTCGTTCCATGAACAGCAGGCCCAGGAAGAAGATGTGACGTTCGTTGATCACGGCATCCAGACCATTTCTTTGGAAAACATCATCGGCAGTGTGGGTAAATACGGGGATTTTGATTCCCGGTTCCGGCCCAAAAAACACATGTCCGCCCAGCGGTTTACGGAAATCAAACAGGCCATGCGTCAGGGCAGAGCCATCCCGCCGGTCAAACTGTACCAGATCCGCAACCAATACTATGTCCTGGACGGCAACCACCGGGTGGCGGCGGCCAAGGAACTGGGATGGACGGAAATCAAGGCCAAGGTGGTGGAGATTGTATCCGCCAGGAATACCCTGGAAAACCTGTTGTATCTGGAAAAAACGAAATTTCTGGAAAAAACCGAACTGCCCCGGGAAATCGATCTCACGGAAGTGGGAAAATACAAATATCTGGAACAGCAGATCCGGAAACACCAGGATTACCTGACATCCCAGTCCGGCAAAAACTGCGATTTCATCCGGGCCGCCAGAGACTGGTACCACACCATATACCTGCCCATGACATCCATCATCCAAAACGGGGACCTGCTCAAGTATTTTCCCGGGCGGACCCTTGCCGACCTGTACACTTATATTGCCTATCATCACTGGGATTCCAGTACCAACCGGCGTTACGGCATCGGTATCGATCGGCTGATCCCCAAAAGCATGGCCGGTTTCAGAAGCGCCATGCTGGAAAAACAAACCCCGGAGTACCCGGAAATGAAACGCACCATTACCGCATTCATTCTCATTGACACGGATGCAATGACAGAAACCACCCTGTCGGATCGATTGTTCGCACTGGATGAAGTCCGGGAGGTCCATACGGTTCACGGCAGTATCGATCTCTTGGTAAAAGTGGTTCTCCAGCGGGATTTTCTCACCTCGGATGCGGAAACCATTGCCGAATTCCTGGATCAGCAGATCCGGAAAATCGAGGGGATCAAACGGACCCAGACCATGATACCGGGCCGGTCCCTGGTCAAAGACGGCTTTGCTGGCTAA